Genomic segment of Pacificitalea manganoxidans:
CTGCGATGAGAGCGCCTGCTGCCGCGCCGGTGCCTGCGCGCTCAAGCACGGTGTCGCCACAAGCGGCGAGGGAAGCGAGCGCAAGGAATGCGAGGGCGGGTTTGGCCAGTCGTGCCATGATGCGGAATCTCCGTTTTTCCTGTCAGTCCCCACCCAACGCGATGCACGCCGGGCAGGTTCCATGTGAAGGTGGCTTTCCGCCGGGTCAGTAGCCTGCGTAGCTGCGCAGGTTGTCGGAATAGGCGCCGACGCCTGCGCCGACAGCTGCACCGACCAGCGGATCGTTTTCGGTGAGGTCCGCTGCAACAGCGCCGACCGCCGCGCCGGTGAGGGCACGTTCGACATCGGTTTCGCCACAGGCGGACAGGGTGAGCACAGCCGCCAGAGCGCCGAGCCCGAGAACGGGTTTGAACTTGGTTTGCATGAAATACTGCCTCTCGTGTTTTTTGTTATGGAGAGGTTTTTGGCCCATTTCCGGCCCTCGCGGAAGCCGTAAATGCCCCGTCGCGCGAACAGAGCGGCGCAATGGGCAGGTGCCTGCCTATCGGATGCGCAATTCCCGCCGCTTCTGACGCGCTGCGCCGGGCGCAAAACAGCAGCATCCCGTCGCGCCGGCAGGCGGGGAAAAAGGTGCGGTCCGTCAGGGACATCGACGGACCGCATAAAAGGGGAAGGGTAACAGTTTGGATAATCAGGGCCGACGCCGCGTGCAGCGACGCCTGTCCTTGGCTTGATCCTGCCCGCGCCAGTCTGCGGCGCAAAACGCACAATCGTCCGGGCCCCGATATGGGC
This window contains:
- a CDS encoding YMGG-like glycine zipper-containing protein, which translates into the protein MQTKFKPVLGLGALAAVLTLSACGETDVERALTGAAVGAVAADLTENDPLVGAAVGAGVGAYSDNLRSYAGY